TAATAGAATAACCCCGTAGCACCAACTGCCATAGCTTTCCTTTTCCGCACTTTGATGGTCTCTGTATCATCAAGTCGACCATTTTTGGTATTATTTTGACTATTTTAGTATCCCCTGTGATTATACTTGTAAGAGAATGTTTATGAGATAGTCTTATTAATTAGATTTTTGTTTATGTAAGTTTGTTTTATTACATGCTTGGATGAAGATTAAGAATTTTGCCAAAAAACCGAAAATGTGTGTTTTCTACATAAATATATGGTTGGATGAGTACAAACCTGTATCTTTTCTGGGAAATGCCTTTTTCTGAAACAACTTCCAACTCTGTTCTCCATTTAAACACTCTGGGTTATGTAAACCTCCGGGATCAATATGCAATGCTAGTTCTCTATTGCGAGTTGTTACTAACATTTTGCTGCCCACTTTTCCAGATGGGAAGCCAGGACGCAGTGAATCCCAATCGTCGGTGTTCCAAATATCGTCGAGGATCACCAAACATCTCTTCTCCTGCAGAACTTCATAAAGCTTCTTTGCTACCTCTTCATCTTTCATTTGTGAGATCTGATCCCTCTCGTCTTTGGATGGAGAGGTAAGTTTGATTAAagttccttcccaaacatctcTGAATTTGCATTGTTGAGAGATATAAGCCCAAGCGAAACCTTCAAAATGACGCCGAATAGTTCTGTGATGATAAACTTCCTTGGCAAGAGTGGTCTTGCCTAGTCCACCCATCCCCCAGATGGAGACAACTTGACAGCTCTTTTCTTCGTTTACCAGCTGTTCAACTACTTGGACTATGTTTTCATCTAACCCCACGATGTACTCTTCAACAACATGGGAATAAGACCATCTCAACTGTCTTTGCCTCTCGAAATCTGAACTCGAGCCTTCATTTCTTACAGCACTCGTTACTCCGTAGGTTTGTAGGCTTCTAGTGAGGTCGGAGATTGTAGCTTTAATGGCCTTGATCTTGGAGCCCAGTTTGTGAAGTTTTCTGCCTTTGTCGAAAGAAGGAACGAACCTTTTGAGTGAATTTTCCGATCTCTTGTTGGAGTACGATATTTCAAGGGCAAAAGTTTCTATGGCGTCCTCAGCATCGTAAGCAGCGTCCCGAATCTCAGAAACCCAATTTCGGACCCTCTCGTCTTCGTTCTGTCTATTATCGGCGTCTTTCAAGAAGCATTGCATCCGCGTTAATTCGGTTTGCAACTGCCTTAGTTCATCGCCCACACCTTGTAAAAACGCGGCTTCTTCAATTAGAAGGTTGCCGAGCTTTTCTACAACGAAGGACACCACAGAGGCTGCCATGGTATGCGCGGCCAAGCTCTAGAAACTAATGGGAGTTTAGAACTTGTTTGTGGCCTGCACAAATGTTATCCGTGTTTGCCTTCTCTTTGCTCAAGCAATCATCATTACATTGTTGGCCCATCTGTTTTATTTATGACTTTATGACCTCTCAGGGGGTCtgatttgtatttttcttatgaataatataagtaatctttgcttaaaaaaaaaaaattcttctctctcttagaaaaaaaaaatcatttatattctCTATTATTGCTAACCTTTAATGGTTTACCTCTCGTGGGCCCCGACGTGGTCACCCTCTGCGGCGTGTATTTTCAGATGCCTCTAGTTTTAAAACGCGCCAATTACTTTAATAGGTGTTGTATGACTTTTAGGTTGtgatttccctttagaaaatcACAggattattactattttattacttatttattatttattatatatttaattttttaaattttttattttacttaatggttaaggaggtaactattaataaaattctatatttttttagttttttttaatggttaaagatattaaaaaaatacttaataccttataaataataaatgggtAGTGATAGGATAGTAAGCCTATCATTACCTTTGGCTTTTAGGTTGTTGAACCAACCACTCATCTgacatctcaatttattttaatttagttatagctgaaatttgttttttttaattatttctaaaaaattaaatttattttaatgtattttatattttttaattaaaaaattaaatttatcttaaaaaattactacagacataaaaaaaattatataaaataaattcataaactgataTTACTTTATATGATCCATTAgatttactttaaaataaaaataattttataatataattatattaatttatagatttatttttatgtaattctcttattgttaagatattttcctttttaacaaGTTTGACAGGCTGACAGCCATGTTCATTGACTTTTTCTTCATCCTTATTTATCATACCTTCAAAAATTCATTTGAATGGCACGAGGTTATGTTTACATTCCATTAACTTTTTAGgttgaaatatattaaataaattatttataaaagttattatttttttaactttcagtaaaataaataaattcatgtcaacttattttatatattttaacttaaaaaattaaatcatcttaatataaaaaagttaaatctattttaataaatttttaaaatatcattattcataACCTCAACTCAACTCATATGAAAATGTAGCCTTTTAAGTCGTTGACAGTGATATTGGTAGacttcttcttcatcattctttagttttttattttacttaatggttaaggaggtgactattaataaaattttatatttttttagttttttcttaatggctaaagatgttaaaaaaatacttaatatctTATAAGTAGTAAATGGGTAGTGATAGGGTAGTAAGCCTATCATTACCTTTGGCTTTTAGGTTGTTGAACCAACcactcatctcaatttattttaatttagttatcgctgaaatttgtttttttttaattatttctaaaaaattaaatttattttaatgtattttatattttttaattaaaaaattaaatttatcttaaaaaattactacagacacaaaaagattatataaaataaattcataaaccgatgttattttatatgatccattagatttactttaaaataaaaataattttataatttaatatatcacatttaattatattaatttataggtttatttttatataattctttattGTTAagacattttcctttttaacaaGTTTGACAGGCTGACAGCCATGTTGATTGACTTTTTCTTCATCCTTATTTATCATACCTCCAAAAATTCATTTGAATGGCACAAGGTTATGTTtacatttcattaattttttaagttgaaatatattaaataaattatttataaaatctattatttttttaactttcagtaaaataaataaattcatgtcaacctattttatatattttaacttaaaaaattaaatcatcttaatataaaaaagttaaatctatcttaataaatttttaaaatatcattattcataacctcatctcaactcatatgAAAATGTAGCTTTTTAAGTCGTTGACAGTGATATTGGTAGacttcttcttcatcattctTTATACCTTTCCATGAATATttcttcatctcatttcatcatttttgCCAAGCAAATGCCAGAGAACGATTTAATTCCCACAAATAGCCatgaataaaatgaagaaatttgAACGTATAGAAAGTTGAAAGATAATGCTATAGGTACCGAGAAACCAATCGAGAAAATCGATCGAATGATTCTATCATGACTGATGACACCTTGCTTGACAAAtgatcaaaaagaaaatgatatttaccGTTTCGGAATGCTTAagtattgtataattttttaaaaaaaataaataaatacaatattttcataaaaaaaaatttaataatgaatcaaaatttttttaaaaaataattacgtgTTACTTACATATTTAATGTAGCAttactttaaataaataaataaataaaaggtctAAATTGAAACTAGTCTGAACCAAATTTCTTCCTCATTTAGCAGTCTCTTTCCTCGGAAAACACTGGAAGATTCACAAAAAACACTTTCAAATTATTCACAAGAGCACACTTTCAAATTCACCCATGTCAACCAATTAAGTAAGAAAacatataatagaaaaataaaaattaaaaggatcGAGCACAGTGTGCCAAGccagaaatgtaaaataaagaaGTGCAAAATACTAGGAAGCAACCTGGACTCTGCCGCTCGGTCTTTCGGACTCACCTCGATTTTTCGTAAAAAACCAGCCACCTCAGTCGGTCGACTTTTTCAGTTTGAATTGTCGATCGAGTATTTTTTATGGAGGGCGCTTCTAGAGACACCGCTGTgggaactcttttttttttcattattttttaatattttaaatatttaaaaaaataaaaaatttacaataatataaaacaattatttctTAATCatcgaagaaaaagaaaataaaagcggAGGATcctatttttttatggacaatGATACGAAACACTACCGGCGaatcatctcatattattttatttaattattataatttttaaataaaatataataaataatttaattttttttaattttaaaataaaaataatattttatttaatttttaactttcctaTCATTTTCTTCGCGTAATCAAACGACTAATTATTTGTACAGTTTTTCTACGGGCAGGAGACTTGGCCCAGGGATTGCGCACACCTGCCACGTCCACTATAagtcaagaaattaaaaaacacgaatgaaatgaaaaacacaaaaattatctCTCTCGCCTCgtcttctcaccttttttgtcCGTTTCTATTAACTTTCTTGTTTTCCTAATTTTCTGTATCGCAATCTTCATAATTACCTTTTTAGATTCTAAACCCCCCTACTTACTTAACACTGTTTCTCATTTGTTTCTCGAGAAAATGTTTTTCTGgacctcttttttttcttttgccgcTTCTCTTTCTGATTGTGCTCTTGCATTCTGTTTTGTCCTTAACTTTGGAGGTCCAACCCCAATCTACCATTCCTCTAGCTCCTGTTGCtagatttttccaaattttggaGGTAATTTCTCATACGAACCATGGACTTAAATACGAATGAAGGATCAAAtacttttcgttttcttttggtttggtttttcatttataatCGTCTATGTCACTGGCATAATTCTGAAGTTGTTCAACGACTCAATATTTTATCGCTTCGTTGTTAATACTCTTGTGCATGCTCGTATATAATTCACAACAACGTCGATTCTCTGGACTCTGACTTTGAGGACGACTTCCAAGCAgtaaattctttattttttttttacctgttGGAGACTTGCTAGTTGCTACATATGCAAGTTCTAGTTTATTGAAGAGCGGGAATGACGATGAGTGAGTTTATGCTTGATTTGGTTTTGGATCTATCGAGCAAGCCAAAGACTGATACTTTTGCTTTGGAGGCTAGAAATGGGAAGGACATACAGGAAATACCATGAGAGAGGCTTAATTTTACAAGAGATAAGTACCACGAGACGTGATTTACAGTGGAAGAGCTTGACAAGGTAGTTTTATGGTGTGCCATTTTTCCTCGTTGGTTTTAGCCCTCTCTTGTCATAATGAAAATAGAGGAGGAAGATGAAGGAAGGGAACGGACACGCAAAACATGTGAAACCAAAACGCACCGCATCACTTTCtacgttgaaaaaaaaaaatcagctttTCGTGCGCAAACTCTCCTGCAACCATCATTTTCCTTAggaaaaataggaaaaatatagttgcaagcacaattgtgcactaatctatgcaccaatatgatgtgattagtcaaaaagtaaattttattgaaaacaatgttaatttaaattttaagtatgagtaaatcaatattggtacacagattagtgcgcgactgtgcttgtatgtagcaaaactcggaaaaatatagttgcaagcacaattatgtactaatctatgcaccaatgtgatatgattagtcaaaaagtaaattttattgaaaacagtattaatttaaattttaagtatgaataaatcagtattggtacacaaattaatacgcgactgtacttgtatgtagcaaaactcttttcctTATTTGTATAGTGAGTgaagcaatttttattttatattattttaaaaacttcGCCCAAACTTTTGATTGGTTTAGTTATATCATTATAAAAGAACCTTATTTTGCCTTCATGATCTTGTGAGTTGTGTCCAAGGCCAatacaaagaaaacaattttcATTGCTACTCGAAGTGGGGTGTGGGTTTTGGTCGAGCTTTTTCTGGTGTTTTGATGGCTAGTGCTCTTTCGAAACTGAGGAAGCAATTTTGTTTTTCAGGAGCTATCGAAGAGAAGTCAGGAAAGACAAGACCCTCATCCCTGCCCGGCGAACTATGCCGCCACTTTTCTCTAGATGAAATCAAAACAGCAACCCACGACTTCACTAAAGAATTGATTGTCAGTGAGGGTCCCTTTGGCATACTATATAAGGGTTTCATTGACAAGGTTAAATCCCGGCCTGTGGCGATAAGGCGCTTGAAGAAGAGTAATATTTCATGGCAAGGTGAAGAAATGTACAGGACTGAGACTCTATTGCTCTGTCAAATTCGCCATGTCCACCTCATTCCCTTCATCGGATACTGCACAGATGAGGGTGAGACGATCCTCGTCTACGACTTCATGGCCAACAAAATGCTCCGCGACCACCTCTACGACACCGACAAGGCCCCCCTTCTGTGGAAACAGAGGCTCCAGATTTGCATCGGAGCGGCGCGTGGCTTGCACTACCTACATACGGGGTTGAAGTACACAGTTATCCACAGTAACGTGAAGACGACCAATATTCTCTTGAACGAGAAATGGGTAGCCAAGCTTTCAGATTTCGGACTGTCCAAACAGGTTTTGACTAACATTAAGTCCGGCAACCTCATCGTGGACACGGAGGATACGAGGGGACCTTTGGATTTTGGATTGTCCGAACAGATTTCGAGTAACACTACGGCTAGTTACAACGACTTAGGTTGTTACACTACGACGGTATCGGGTACGTTGGGATATTTGCATCCGGAATACGGATATTTGGATCCGGAATACGCTATGAGCCGACTACTGACAGCAAAATCCGATGTATATTCCTTCGGCGTGGTGCTCTTGGAAGTATTATGTGCCCGAAAACCACTGGATTTTACACTGAAGGAGGAGCAAATTTATTTGGTCGACTGGGCCCGAGAATGCAACGAGAATGGGAGCATGGGAAAAATCATAGATCCCTATCTGAAGGGGAAGATAGCTCCAGAATGCTTCAAGCTGTGCGTGGAGGTAGCGATGACTTGCTTGCAACATCAGGGGATCCAACGGCCTACGATGGTAGATGTGATGGAAAAGCTCGAACTTGCACTGGAGCTGCAAGAGAAGGCGGATTCGGAGGGGGAGAAGATGATCAGTGCTGGGAGTGACATAATGGAAGATTTGTCCACAAATTGACAAACACACCCGAATTGATCTCGCAAAGCTTCTCCCGGGGTTTGAGGTGaaataatatacaaaatacCCCGTTTGATTTGTCATTAATTAAGACATTAActaattttaaatcttttaatCCTAATGCTATcagctttgataattttaatgGTTTCGTTAGTACATGTATTCTGTAGCTAGTTCTAACTCTCGTCCTatccatttgatttttttttttttttaaatgtatccTTGGAAACGACAATTCTGCTCACGTACAAAGTCTGGTTTATGTAATCACCAGTGATTAATGAAGATAGTTAACTAATCAGATTGCAATCTTCACCAGtaaatgcctttttttttttttttggaataaaaCTATCTTCATTAATCACTGGTGATTACATAAACTCTCACTTTCTACAATTCTTTGAATACAATCAGGTATATCTTCGAACCAAGCGAAATCAATCTGTATAGATAAGCTTTCCTTTGCTAATAAATGGGCGGCTTCATTGTTAGTTCTGTGAGTATACTGTACTGTCCACTCAGTCCTTTGCTTCAGTAACATTTTCATGTCTTCGATTAAGCTACCATAGAAGGAAAGATCTTCAGTTGCCGAGTTAACTGCATTAACAACCACTTGAGCATCCCCTTCAAACAGCACCTTAACCAGGCGAAGTTCTCTGCACACATCTATAGCCTTCCACAAAGCATAAGCCTCTGCTACAATAGGTTGATCAACATTGAGCTTCTGTCCTTCCACAGCCACTAAAAACTCCCCATCTTCATCTCTAATTACAACCCCTATACCCACCTTCTTTTCCATCTTTCTTACTGCTGCATCCTAGTTTACTTTCACAAAACCCAAGCTTGGTTTTTGCCACTTTAAGGCTCTTCTGCAACTTCCCTCAGTGCTACTGTCCCTTGCTTTAACCAGCTGTTGAGCCTGCTGAAATTCCAACAAATCGTTCTTTGCTATTCTTAAGACTTGACTTGGGGTTTTGAATTTATCCTCAAAAATACTTTCATTTCTCCTCAACCATAAACCCCTCATCACTGCAACTGTCACCTCTAACTCAGCCTCATTCAGTAACTCCCTAAGTTTATCCCACAGTACCAACAAATCAGGTTCATTGGTCTTCATTTTACACAAGGAATCTGACCATACATCACAGGCTGCTGGACATTGTCAGATTACATGCATAATGGTTTCCTCCCTTCTACAGATATGACACAATGGGTTGTTGATAATTTTCCTCAAAAAGAGATTTCTTTTAGTGGCCAGGAGTTCATTAGCAGCTTTCCAAAAGAAAAGTTTGGTCTTTTCTGGTACATTCAACCTCCAATTACTGTCCCAACTTTTTTCCCTCTCTAATTGCCTTGAAAATCCACCTCGAGTAGCCTGCTTCCAATCATTCTCCAAGTGATATGCACTTTTAACAGAAAACAAACCTTTATTTGAGGGTCCCATATCATCCTGTCCTCCACCCATATTTCACTCAGTGGCATGCTACAAATATGATCTGCTTCCACTTTGTTAAAAATGCTCCTGATCAAAGGTTCATTCCACACCCCTCGACTATGCATCTAACTCACACACATAGGCTTCTCTATCTGGTACAGAAACTGGAGACTGTACCATACCAGAAGATGGTAATGCAAGCCATCTATGACCCCAAATCTTGATTTTTTCCCCATTTCACCAGTAAATGCCTGGGCCTTCATAGGTGTCTAAAATTTGTATTGATAGGTGACCTTGTCTTTGGGTGCCACTATCTATAATTGTTGTAGGAGACAGCTTGTTAGAAAAATTAGCTCGAAGATAAGTATGTAGTGCAAGGAACAAAAATATTTGGCTTTAGATAATACATGCTTAACTTCATTGGATTTTTGTAGGAGATAGCTTGTTAGAGAAATTAGCTCAAAGATAAGTATGCTGTGTTTCATTTGTGAAGTTCCATCTGCTCTCAAGTGTTGGTTTTGTAGTTCTGGCTTTGTTAAGTGGATCTTTGAATGTGAGTTTATGGGTGTGTGTGACTTGCAATGCATGGTTAGTTAAAGTGAGTATTGCACGTGGTATGTTTATAGTGGGTAAGTGGTAGAATGCGTAGTCAGGTCATGGGAGAGGAAGTAAAGATTATGGGGTGTTTGCACTTTTATGTAGCTATTTAATTAGGTGCGATGGTGGTAGGCTTTCACCTCATGAAGAGGATCTTGTTTGTGTTCAttgtattttttagattttctaTTCTAAATGatatacctataaaaaaaaaagtttttattttatatccctTGGACTCGTCTAGCTCCCATCAGAGAATCTTTAAACCATAAACTTTCCAGCTGTACCTTTTTCTTGCTGTCACATTTGTCTTCTTAGCATTCTTATTTGGCAAGGTGGATTTGTATCTGTTTGacctagaaaaataaatcttaacAAGACATTAGCATGATATATGCCCCCGGtgcagaaaaaaatataattttaattccTTACCCTGAACCTAACTACTGCCTCCCTTTGTTTCACTTTGTTGTTTTCTCATGCTCATGTGAGCTTTTTCTGATAATATGCAGGAAGAAGTTGTGcggaatcctttttttttttttttttttttttctgataaatAGAAGTTGTGCGGAATCTTTGAGCCAGATATTTGTTTTAGGAAATAATGCTGTTGAAAACGATGCCATTTGTTCTTTGAATCCTGAAGTTTGACATTATGAATGATGTGTCGGGACCTTGGGAAGAATTTTCAGGGCACATGGAAAAATGGTAAGAGCCAGATAATTAAATGTTCCCACTGTGTGCAAGGAAAAgtgaaatgtaaatttttcgTTTGGGTGGATATACTTCACTTGCTAGAGTAGAACACTCATACAAGAGATAATAAAGTTTGGAAGATATGAGATGATGTACTCACGCCCGAGttggaagtttagaaaatggaagataaagtgagagagagagaactcttcataaaggaaaattgaaaattattgtgtttgtaCTAGATTGTTACATTTGTAATAGTTTTGGTTTGGTTCGGataaattgtatataaataGCACGTTGTATGgagtagatattttttttaatgtatcaGCTGTAATGGTACTTCTCAAGTGTTTTGGTTATGATGTACAAAAGTGGTATCTGTAGGTTCATTAAATTAACCTTTGTAATGAAAAGTAGTGTAATGAAAACAGCTTGTGCACATGGTTTTAGAGAGATTCCATTGAAATGAGAAACAATAGTTCTTGAATTGAGTTCATAATTGGCAAATATTACTGCAAATGAAACACAACAAGTAAAGAAATATTACAACAAATATTACAGGTCTCAAAAAGCCTAGTATGACTTTTTCTCTAACTAAAAAACAGCTTCCTTCCTTCTGACCCTGAGATTGTGGATTTGGGTAACTATTGATGAGCTTGAacttgcataaaaataaaacctccAATATGCATTATGCATCATGTGCAACCTTCACCCAAGTAAAAATCCTGTGAAGTGGATATATAAGAGAAGCACCATACAAGATAAGCTACAATCTATCAATGTTAAAAGTCTTAGAACTGCATCTTACAAACAACAAGTGGAAAACATATAACCTGGACTTAATAACCTGCatcttatacaaaaaaaaaaaaggcattggAACAGGGAATCATGGTCTTCAAGTGGAAACCATATAACCTGGACTTAATAACCTGTTCTTCAATCATCCCAGGTAATCAATATACATTCTCAGTTGCAAACCACTACAAGCAAATCCCAATTTTCATACCAATAGCAGAAAAATGACTGAAAGCTAGAGGATCAAATTAAGAAGTACTCCTTCCCTTTCTCTAGCTAGAGAATATTTGATGGTTTAAAAATCGTCTTAAACCAACTAGAAAAGAATCAAACATATAATTCAGAACAAATCCAACTTCATTGAAGAAAGTCACGAGAAGAACTGATGTAATGACGGATTTTTAATGCTTGCCTGTGTAGGGACTGGTTCTAATGCATTGGGGTTATTccatgaatttaataatttattgaagATAAAGATGTGAGGTTGATTGGAGTTGAGGGTGCTGGGCTTGGCTTAGAAAGTGGTAGGCTCTGCAACTCTGGCTAGAGGTGATGTGGGTGTTTTTCATGGAGCCATGAGATATTTGTTGCAAGATGAGGAAGGGCAGATTTTAGAACCATACTCTATTGTGTCGggtaggtaaaaaaaaaaaagcatcaggtttttcatatttgaaatttGTACCAATCCATTAAAAAATGCATCAGGTTTCTAATATTGGAAAGATGAAAATGCTAATTGCTAGCTGTGATACATGTGAGCCTAATCCACTAATTAAATGCAAGTTGCATACTTTTTAATGCAGAAAACTCCATCAGCTAAGGTTGAAATGAAATGCAGCAAGCTCTTGAATGGGTTGAAGTTCTTGAAGTAAATAGAcaatcaaataaatcatatataacatattgaaCTCGTGAAATGATTGACCTAATGAACATTACAGATACTGACAACAGAAAACTAAATAGTTTCAGATCAACCAAATTATTTAAAACCTAGAAAAAGAAAgaccacaaacaaccaaactaATGGCTGCTTGGTgacagaaaataaacaaaacacaagtCAAATTCAAGAACACCAGACTAAATGAAAACAACAGATTTTAAGCAAATTGTTTGAGGCAGGTCTCTACATTGCAGCTTCAGCAGTGATCATCTATCGGGCTAAATGAACATAGATCAGATCACAAACGaagtcaaagaaatgggcaTAAAACTTGGGCAAGCATATATGACGGAATGGACAGAAATAAAACAAAGACAAGGGTATAAATCAACCAAATCTATTTGATAAAAAAGCTAAATAAGATGCTGCATCTCcaggaataaaataaattgggtATCGAAAGCAAAATGCATGGATGCAGCGTACCTACCAGAGACGACACAAAGGAGTTCACGTGAGTGGTGGAGCCGTGAAGGACTGCAGCCAACCTTCAGGATCTGACGCTTAGGAGGTGGGTCGCGGTGGACATTGGCCAATCTGCAGAACAGAGGAGGAAGTACGAGGGGAGACGAAAACCTTTGGTTGGCAAACTGCGGAGGAGATCAGCCAATCTGCAGCAGAGGGGAGATGAAAATGGCTGAGGAGATTCGCATCGTATTTTCAAGTGGAGACACAGACGAAAATGGCCGAGGAGATGGGCCAATCTTCTTCCCTTCGCAtcttctctt
The genomic region above belongs to Carya illinoinensis cultivar Pawnee chromosome 4, C.illinoinensisPawnee_v1, whole genome shotgun sequence and contains:
- the LOC122307486 gene encoding uncharacterized protein LOC122307486, with the protein product MEKKVGIGVVIRDEDGEFLVAVEGQKLNVDQPIVAEAYALWKAIDVCRELRLVKVLFEGDAQVVVNAVNSATEDLSFYGSLIEDMKMLLKQRTEWTVQYTHRTNNEAAHLLAKESLSIQIDFAWFEDIPDCIQRIVESESLCNHQ
- the LOC122307049 gene encoding receptor-like protein kinase FERONIA → MASALSKLRKQFCFSGAIEEKSGKTRPSSLPGELCRHFSLDEIKTATHDFTKELIVSEGPFGILYKGFIDKVKSRPVAIRRLKKSNISWQGEEMYRTETLLLCQIRHVHLIPFIGYCTDEGETILVYDFMANKMLRDHLYDTDKAPLLWKQRLQICIGAARGLHYLHTGLKYTVIHSNVKTTNILLNEKWVAKLSDFGLSKQVLTNIKSGNLIVDTEDTRGPLDFGLSEQISSNTTASYNDLGCYTTTVSGTLGYLHPEYGYLDPEYAMSRLLTAKSDVYSFGVVLLEVLCARKPLDFTLKEEQIYLVDWARECNENGSMGKIIDPYLKGKIAPECFKLCVEVAMTCLQHQGIQRPTMVDVMEKLELALELQEKADSEGEKMISAGSDIMEDLSTN